One window from the genome of Enterobacter asburiae encodes:
- the slyB gene encoding outer membrane lipoprotein SlyB, whose translation MILRVLGVSLIGLTLAGCVNDSSLSGDVYSASEAKQVQNVTYGTVVNARPVQIQGGDESNVMGAIGGAVLGGFLGNTVGGGTGRSLATAAGAVAGGVAGQGVQGAMNKTQGVELEIRKDDGSTIMVVQKQGNTRFSAGQRVVLASNGRQVTVSPR comes from the coding sequence ATGATTTTACGTGTACTGGGCGTTTCGCTGATTGGTTTAACTCTGGCTGGCTGTGTGAATGACAGTTCACTTTCTGGCGACGTTTACAGCGCTTCTGAAGCGAAACAGGTTCAGAACGTGACTTACGGTACCGTTGTTAACGCACGTCCTGTACAGATCCAGGGGGGTGATGAAAGCAACGTAATGGGTGCAATCGGCGGTGCCGTTCTGGGTGGTTTCCTCGGTAATACCGTCGGTGGCGGCACGGGTCGCTCGCTGGCAACAGCCGCAGGCGCCGTTGCGGGTGGCGTAGCCGGCCAGGGCGTTCAGGGTGCGATGAACAAAACCCAGGGCGTAGAGCTGGAAATCCGTAAAGACGACGGCAGCACTATCATGGTTGTACAGAAACAAGGCAACACCCGCTTCTCTGCAGGCCAGCGCGTTGTTCTGGCAAGCAACGGACGTCAGGTGACCGTTTCCCCACGTTAA
- the anmK gene encoding anhydro-N-acetylmuramic acid kinase produces the protein MKSGRYIGVMSGTSLDGVDVVLAAIDENMVAQQASLTWPIPISLKEDILSICQGQQLTLSQLGQLDVRLGALFADAVQALMQKEHLRPQDVVAIGCHGQTVWHEPIGDAPHTLQIGDNNQIVAKTGVTVVGDFRRRDIALGGQGAPLVPAFHQALLAHPTERRMVLNIGGIANLSMLIPGQPVRGYDTGPGNMLMDAWIWRQCGQPYDKNAEWASSGKVILPLLQSMLSDPYFALPAPKSTGREYFNLGWLERQLAPFPALAPQDVQATLAELTAVSISEQVLLSGGCERLLVCGGGSRNPLVMARLAGLLPGTEVTTTDEAGISGDDMEALAFAWLAWRTIAGLPGNLPSVTGAREASVLGAIFPANPRHNQS, from the coding sequence ATGAAATCGGGTCGCTACATTGGTGTGATGTCAGGCACCAGTCTGGATGGGGTAGATGTCGTTCTGGCCGCCATTGACGAAAACATGGTGGCACAGCAGGCGAGCCTGACCTGGCCAATCCCCATTTCACTGAAAGAGGATATTCTGAGTATCTGTCAGGGGCAGCAGCTAACCCTTTCCCAGCTTGGACAGCTTGATGTCCGCCTGGGGGCGCTGTTTGCGGATGCGGTGCAGGCTTTGATGCAAAAAGAACATCTTCGCCCGCAGGATGTGGTGGCTATCGGGTGTCACGGACAAACGGTCTGGCATGAGCCTATTGGGGACGCCCCGCATACCCTGCAAATCGGCGATAACAACCAAATTGTGGCTAAGACGGGCGTGACGGTAGTAGGCGATTTCCGTCGTCGCGATATCGCCCTTGGCGGGCAGGGCGCGCCGCTGGTACCCGCGTTCCATCAGGCGTTGCTGGCGCACCCAACAGAGCGGCGGATGGTGCTCAACATTGGTGGGATTGCCAACCTGTCGATGCTCATTCCGGGGCAGCCCGTCCGCGGCTACGATACCGGCCCGGGCAATATGTTAATGGATGCCTGGATCTGGCGTCAGTGCGGTCAACCGTATGATAAAAACGCCGAGTGGGCGAGCAGTGGGAAAGTGATTCTTCCGCTGCTGCAGTCGATGCTAAGCGATCCTTATTTTGCCCTGCCTGCCCCTAAAAGCACGGGGCGTGAATACTTCAACCTGGGCTGGCTTGAGCGTCAGCTGGCGCCATTCCCGGCGCTCGCGCCGCAGGATGTCCAGGCGACGCTTGCAGAACTCACAGCCGTGTCTATTTCCGAACAGGTGCTGCTCAGCGGCGGATGTGAGCGCCTGCTGGTGTGCGGCGGAGGAAGCCGCAACCCGCTGGTGATGGCGCGCCTCGCGGGGCTACTGCCGGGTACCGAGGTGACCACGACCGATGAGGCCGGCATCAGCGGTGATGATATGGAGGCGCTGGCCTTCGCCTGGCTCGCCTGGCGCACCATTGCCGGACTGCCGGGCAACTTGCCGTCGGTAACCGGTGCTCGTGAAGCGAGTGTCCTCGGGGCGATTTTCCCGGCAAATCCTCGTCATAATCAGAGTTAA